From the Gossypium hirsutum isolate 1008001.06 chromosome A02, Gossypium_hirsutum_v2.1, whole genome shotgun sequence genome, the window atttctatgtattttGCTTCTATCATTTTATCcacatattttctcaagtttaacaatttagtccttatcatcataaaaatttcatattttttcacaatttcacatttacaatactttatgcatatttcatcatctcataacacattcattaaacttttatcataatttccttattcacatattaaattgtttcacacttaaacttttgtacattttttaatttagtccatttttccatgtaatttatttttcaccatttaagcactttaataaaatattttattataatatcttatttcacataaaaaaatttcatgcatatcacttttcttgtttcaattataaatttcacaaaatttacaatttaatccttaacatcatgaagattcactatttactataattttaccttaacatcactttgtaatcaattcactacttatcataaatctcaattgtatgtttgttttactgaaaataacttttatgaaatattttcaagaaatccaccaaacaacagaaaatattttacacaaattcatccaaacactagaaaaaattaattttttcaaaaaataaataaattattttctaaaaatcattttactgAAACAAATGGTGCCCAAGATTAAAAAAAAGTTGcccaaaacaattttttaatatgtttggtaataaatttacttaattatataaatgattaaaaatattataataattaagttataCAGTACAGGAAGTTGAAGTAATGATGGGATATTTATAGAAGGAGACTAATTTGGCATGAGTCCAAATTCTCAAAACACTCTATCTCATAGGTGCATAAGGTAGAGTGACGAATTATCAATTTAAGGATATTGTTGGAATCGACATGAAAAGACTATGAAATGATCAGATAGGTATCATCAAGCTTGAGGGCGATGGATTTACAAATGATGGTAGGAATTCTTCCTTATACATCTTTTTGGGATTGTGCGAGCCTCCTTATGTGACGTGATTCTTTGGCAATGCAAGCTTGAGGCTAATCTCTTAGCAAGGCTACAAGATCGATTTTTGTctagttttcttttaattataaattaatggtTCAACAAAAAACGATATAAGGAAggtataacaaaaaaaaaatacatattacaactgttttaaaagaaatttttatatttaaatattactttatggatttcatgacttgttaattttatttataaaatctaaattttagaatcaaataatttctaaaaaaattaattttccatttttttttcacaagCCAAGATTAGTGTAATTAATTTTCTGGACAGCTATGattataataacaaaaaatgctaaatatctttaaaaagataatattatttaataaattgcaGATATATATAATAGTTACATGTGTTtccttattaataaaaatatataaccatAATGCGTAGATTTACTTTATGTATATATGCCAACAAATCATGGTACTAATTAATCAACTTATCAGCAAATGATTATTTTTATCAATGATTCAATGTATCACTAAATCATGAGATGTTGAATTGTATCAAAATATTCTAAAACAATTATGTTTTCATGCCTTATGATTATTACTTATTAAAAATCATGCAAAGCGCATGAAAAAACACCGCGAAATTAAAAAGATCTTTTTAAGattcgaaattaaattataatttcaccattttaaacaatcggcttaaatgaaaattttttttttttaaggagGCTAAGGTCCCTTTCAGCCCTCGTCACCAATGTCAATAAGGACCTATGAAATAGTAATAAGGTAAAAtctttataataaatatatttttctaaaacttcATAATTTTATCGACAAAAAGCTTGTTGTTTAATAGTCAGGGTAAAGTGACAGAAGTTGGTAAAAGTTTTAACTCCTTTAAAATGGAAGATTGTTGTTTTTGACTCTCAAATTTATAGTTTGGTCTTTTGAATATgttagaattttaatttaatcattttgaatacCATAAAGATATAAGCCAATtcaagattaaaattatatttcagctctcataaatatatgtaatttaatctcaattatcctaaaaaaaatttctaacttcacTCCTACACCTCGACGAAATCTAAAATTTAGATAAATCAAAGTCCTAAACAAAAGATAAAGCTCGTACAATATCATTTTCAATCATGCATAATATTCAAATCCGAAACTTTACCCTCAAATTTCTTACTATTCAGTACATGTATCATTACTCATCAGCCAATAGTCATATAGGTTTAGGGTTTGTGTGTGAAAGTGGGACCAATGGCTTGGTCCATTCCCATTTAAAACAGCAGCAAGGCAAAGCAACGAAGCTTATTGCATCAGCTGACGATAATTCTCATTCAATTGGTAAAGTAATAATGCAATATCCCCACTTCTGTTAGAGGTTACCCAGGTGGCCTTTGCACCTTTAACACGTCTCCCCTTTGTATTGCATTTGCCCCCTACTTCATAAATGGATGGCCAGAAACGAAATTATTTAAAATCCGACACGTTTTATATAGCTATTTTTTCTCTcctatattaattaaaatatattatatgaaattattaaaaatcattaaaaattttgtaacgtgtcataaataatattattaaaaagtaaaaaaatataaatattttaaattttataattatgataatttaaattaaaattggaGTAAGTGTATATGTTTATGATCCTTATTATATGAATGAGTATTCAACGTTGATATATTTTTACAATCAATTCTCTTTATAGTAGTCTCATTTGTCTGCCAAGATTTTGACTGCTATAACAACATACTAATTATTTGTCACGTGAATTTAACACTTTTAAAGGTGTTTCTTTAATTATTTCAGTTAAAATACTAACGTGAATTTTTTAAAGGTTTATTACATAATTTGATCCTTGAATGGTATTTTTTTTTCCAATCTAGTActtatatttgacaaaagttatatattttgaaactCAAATGTACCAGTGTTAACTTTATTGTGTTTTAATCTGatttttagagttgatttgatgaaaattaaattaaacaaatttacaattaatactaaatttattttattaacaaaattatgaaaattttaaatctaatgatattagcaattaactttcatcaaattgaccctaaaacccgaattaaacactaaatagtTAACATTATTACTTTtgggtaccaaaatatataaaatttgtcaAATACAAGTACTAGATTATaccaaaaaataacataaatacccCATTAGAAAAAAGTATGAAACTCAGGTATGAAATAATGTATTaagccctttttaaaaaaaatattatttctaaCTTATAACATTaacaatttgacataatttttttgtattagaAGAGGTGTTTTTAAGAAGACCCATAGTATCAGAATAATTAACGACACTAACTATTTGGATTAACTAATCATTTTATACAAGTAAAAGATTAAGTTATACCaaattatagtataaaaattaaatttcaaatttgagcatAATAGAAGTATCAAAAGCATAATTATACAAAGACTTTTTTATTTTGAACCGATACCCTTCAATATACAATAGTCACATTAGATCCTATGGAAATCCAAATTCAAGTCAAGTTAGGTCCTAAACGAAGGGCAAAACACTCCTAtgctattttctttatttataagacttgaatctaaaatttttttaaaggataTTGAACTCCTTTATCACTAAATGCAAcctgtattatttttttaatggaatttaaattaaaattacaataaaCTTAATATAaagaataacaaattaaaaatagaaatatacccacacattataaacttaaaataatctaaaaaaataaaaaatatcaatttacgCATGACAAACACCCATTGCTTTTGTTTTCAACGTATTAGACCATAACACTTTCAAAAGACATGGATACAATTAATTTCATTTTGTCTAAACATGTAATTGGGTCAACATCTAccggaaaaaaaattataaaagtataagATTACAAGACTCCCCCACTGTTTTCGCATTTACGCTTCttcactttgttttcatcatcATCGTCAGTACTTTTGCAAATCCCTTactgatataatatatatagatatatatatgctGCCAAAGACCCCTCACAACTCACCATTGCCTTTAATTTCCCATCATTTTCCTAAACTACCACCACAACCATTGTTTCTCCTTCAAGCCATCCCCCTTCTCTCCCATGGCGTAAAACTCCTCTTTGGGTTCTTTTTTAACGATAACACAAAtacgttttcgtttttctttttttaagtttttgactgtgaatttttttatatatatatcgtaTATGGGAAACTGTCAAGCAGCTGAAGCAGCCACCGTGGTGATTCAACACCCAGGGAACAAGATCGAGAGGATTTATTGGTCCGTTAGTGCAAATGAAATCATGGGGTCGAATCCAGGTCATTACGTTGCCCTTGTGGTGACTTCACCGACGATGAAGAATGAAAATGGTACGCCGGTGAAACAGCTTAAGCTGTTGAAACCTGATGATACTCTGTTGATCGGTCAAGTTTATAGGCTCGTCAGCTTTGAAGGTAAAAAAATTTTTATTACATGATCTCTTTACGTCTGCTATGGAATCTTTTCTTATTTGCTTTGATATATTGGCAGATGTTTTGAAAGAATTTGCTGCAAAAAAGTGTGTGAAATTGGGGAAATTGTTGAAAGAAAATGGAGGACTTGGGCTTGGAA encodes:
- the LOC107922649 gene encoding uncharacterized protein, whose translation is MGNCQAAEAATVVIQHPGNKIERIYWSVSANEIMGSNPGHYVALVVTSPTMKNENGTPVKQLKLLKPDDTLLIGQVYRLVSFEDVLKEFAAKKCVKLGKLLKENGGLGLGMELKKKKKDLPRTKLGSESGNCSGVKVEQEVNRVGTSGGGGGGSRYIGRHHGGGGQWRPALQSIAEIGI